ACGAAAACACTCGATAAATTTGAGTTTTCTAACCTACTCATTCCCGCAAAAGGATACCGCGTCTTGTATTCTGATAAAGCGCCTGAGCTAGGAAACAACCATCTGAGCTTCGAAATCGGCGGTAGTGGCGACGTCGTTTTATCTGCTAAAATTGGTTCTGAAATGAAGACCGTAGATTCGATCAAATACACGAAGCAATCCTACAACCAGTCATTCGGGCGTGTGCAAGATGGTAGCAAGAACTTAACATTATTCACCTCCGACACATTCGGAAAATCAAATAATGATGGCCAGGTAAACTATGTTGTAACATTTAGCAAAGAACGTGGCATGTACGACACAGGATTTGATCTCACTCTCTCATCTAAAGCAGGCACAACGCTGAAATACACACTAGACGGATCTGATCCGAGCGCAACGAAGGGCACGACTTACACGGGTCCGATAACGATCAATAAAACGACCGTTGTCAAAGTTTACGGCTACGATGCTGCTGGAAATACAGGCGTCATTTCAAGCACTTATGTTCTCCGCGACAACTATAAGAACGAGGTAACGAGCGGCTATCAATGGCAATTCAAAAACACGATCACAAGTGAGGAATACGCCAAAGGCATGAGTGATTTCCCAGTCGTTTCTGTTACCGGTGACGCGAGTGCTCTCAATGCAACGACGCAAACACCAGGAACATTCGAATTTTTAGATACGCATATGAATAGCGGCGGAACCAACTTCTTCAGCTACTCTGGAGCGAAAAAATTTGGACAAGTCAGCGCAGGTCAATACAACTCAGGCGTTTCTGTTAAGTTCCATCGCGATTACGGCGCAAAAAAGGCCAAATACAGCTTCTTTGATCCCGTACCTGGCGATGCCTTCCCTGTTGTAAATAAATTCAGTAAATTAGAGCTTAAAGAAGGCCAAGACGGTCCGCAAAACGATATTTACAACCTAGGCTATAACCGCTATGACGAGACTGTTACCAATACTCTAGCCAAACAAATGGGCAAAATTGCGCTAAGCACAAAATACGTTCATTACTTCTATAACGGCAAATATATGGGCGTAAAAACAATGCGCGAAGACTTTGGACAGAACATGTTTGAAGAATATTTCGGCGGTGACGATGATGATTACACCAAGATCCGGTTCCAAGATGGCTATTTTGTCCCTGGAATTGTCGAATCAGGCGACGGTGACACGAACATTTTGACGAAAGTAAAAGCCGTTGCGGCCGCAAAAAATTTCCAAGAATTCAAGAACTACGTGGATGTCGAGGACTTAATTAAAACGCAAATTCTATTTATGTTTGTCGATACAGAGCAAGAAGTAGACGCCGTCGTGTCCAACGATATTTTAAACGGAAGCGGCACGAAAATGAAATTCAACATCAATGATACCGATGGCGCTTTTTATAATAACGGTGGTACTGGAACTTCCCAATCGGCCCTTGCCGGTGGTGGTGGGACATATCGCTATAAATGGAATGTAGACTATGTTTCCAGACGTGGCGCGGGCGCTTTATTCGGAAGTTTTTCTGGTGATAGTACTACAGCAACAGCCGGAAATCTTGAGTTTAAAACGCTCGTAAAAGACCAAGTTCTCGCGCAAATCGGGCCCGCAAACGGTAATTTCACAGGAACAACTGGCGCTCCTTTATCTGTAAATAATGTACAGCAACTCATCCTAGACAACCAAAAAGAACTTGATTCCGCGTACAAACTCGATGCAGCTTTCATGGGCGCTAGAAGTACCATTTATAAAGACTGGCTAACGATGCAAACGAAAGTACAGAGCCAAATGACAGACCGCGTGAAATTTTCGCTTGAAATGTGGCTGAAATACAACATGGCGCATACACTGCAAAATGTAGACATCGTGACGACAAGTGCTGGCGTAACACTCGACAATCCGAACGCTAACACAGATGTTTACTATACGACAGACGGCAGCGATCCGATGGGAGCAGACGGCATCGTTTCAACGAAAGCTACGAAATACACGCCTGGAACGACACTCGACAAAACAACAACGCTTACCGTCCGCGCATTCACAACAAATAACTGGGGGCCAATGATCGATAATGCCCTCGCAGCCGAACAAGCGAAAACGGAAGCGGCCGCTAAAAAAGCAGTCTCCGAATTGTTCGCTGATAACAATCCCGCATCAGGATCACTCAAAGATACAACCGATCAAAAAGCAATTGACGCAGCCCAAAAAGCAGTCGATGCCGTATCCGATACAACAGCAAAAGCGGCTCTACAAAAGCAGTTAAATACAGCCGCAGAATTACTAAAAAGCAAGACATCAGGAAGCATTACAACGAATGATTTTTCAATCGGAAAAGATAACTATGTAAAAGGGACATACACCGGCGCCGTATCTAAAATTGGCCTCGAAATAAATGGAACATCGCTACAAATCATCAACGCGACAGGCTCACCGTACCAATATTACGCAAAAGGGAAAATTAACGCAACAACAGATATTGTGTACGCGATTGGCTATGATGCAAACGGCAAAGAACTACAAAAAACGAAGGTAAACGTACAAAAACAAACAAGCGGACAGCTAACACCGAACACCTTTTATATAGGTAAGGATAACTATGTTACTGGGCAATTGTCTGGTGATATCGCGAAAATCAGTCTAACTGTGAATGGAACTGAGGGCACAAAAATCGGCGTTACCGCACCCGATTTCAAGTATTACGCGAACAATCTGATTCGTAACCTAACCGATGTCGTGAAAATAACCGCGTATGATACGGATGGTCAAGTGCTTGATACCAAGTCAATCATCGTTGCCAAGGAAGTAACCACAACTGGCGCCATCACTTCCATCGCTACTTTTAATATCGGCAAAGATAATTACATCACAGGGCAGTTATCTGGTGACATCGCGAAAATTAGTTTAACCGTGAATAATGTGGAAAGTACGAAAATCAGCGTCACTGCGCCAGATTTCAAGTATTACGCAAACAACGTGATCCGCAACCAGACAGACATCGTGAAAATCACCGGTTATGATAACACGGGTAAACTTCTAGATACTAAAACCGTCACGATAGCTAAAGAAACGACTGGCGTTATCAACTCTGTGTCTGCCTTCAATCTAGGTAAAGACGGCTATGTGACAGGAACGTACACCGATGATATCGCACGAGTGGAGCTACAAGTCAACAACGTTACCTTGCAACGCATCAACGTAACCGATGGAATCATTAAATATTACGCAAAAACGAGCATCAAACAAACATCAGATATCGTAAAACTCGTAGGATACAATACAGCTGGTGTCGCAGTAAGTACCAAAACCGTGCCAGTCATATCTGTAAACGGTACGATCACTGCTAATCCTTTCTTAATTGGCGTAGATAGCTACGTAAAAGGGCAGTATACGGGCGATATAGTCAAAATCAGCCTCACTGTAAATGGCGCGAAACAAACAACGATCAATGTTCCAATACCAGGGCCAGATTTCCAATACTATGCAAAGACATTGATCAAAAACGAAACCGATATAGTCGTGCTAACCGCATATGACGCAATCGGCACCATACTCCAAACGAGCAATATAGTCGTATATAAATAATCTTTACTCCCTGCTAATTTTGCAGGGATTTTTTGTAGTAAATTTCCAAATATCTATCCGCACACAAATGAGAAAACAAAACCTTAATTGATAAAATAAAAAGTATTATAAAAAACTAATAATAAATACCGAATCAAATTTGTTGATGTAAAGCGGTTTAAGCAGACTCGATTTATTTATATCGAATTCAAAACAATAAACATTATAAATAACTGTTGACATTCCCTCCAATTAAGTTGATAATTTTAAGTGTGCTGTTTCACATAGCAAAAGAATCTAAGGAGGAATTATATATGTCATTAATCGGTAAAGAAATAGAAGAGTTTAATGCAAAAGCTTTCCATCAAGGTGAATTTATTGATGTTTCATCGGAGAATTTTAAAGGAAAATGGAGCGTAGTTTGTTTTTATCCAGCTGATTTCACGTTCGTTTGTCCAACTGAATTAGAGGATTTACAAGACCAATATAAGACATTACAAGACCTAGACGTAGAAGTTTACTCTGTTTCTACAGACACGCACTTCACACATAAAGCATGGCACGATTCTTCCGACGCAATCGGCAAAATCGAATATATCATGATCGGCGACCCTACGCATAAAATCTCACGTATTTTCGACGTGTTGGACGAAGAAGAAGGTTTGGCAAATCGCGGAACATTTATCATCGATCCAAACGGCGTTGTCCAAACAATTGAAATTAACGCAGATGGTATTGGTCGCGACGCCAGTACTTTAGTTGATAAAATTCGCGCTGCACAATACGTACGAAACAATCCAGGCGAAGTTTGTCCCGCAAAATGGAAAGAAGGCGCAGATACACTGAAACCAAGCCTAGACCTAGTAGGTAAAATTTAAAAATGGCATTAGATAAAGAAATCAAAGACCAACTCGCGGGCTATCTGGATTTACTGGAACAAAATATTGTTTTAAAAGTAAGCGTCGCAACAGATGAAAACTCGCAAAAATTACTCGAATTCGTCACAGAAATCGCGGATATGTCTCCAAAAATCCGTTTAGAACGCGGCTCACTTCCAAGAACACCAAGCTTTAGTGTCGAACGTGAAGATACCGACTTTGGAATTGTATTCGCCGGGATTCCGCTTGGACATGAATTTACTTCACTTATCTTAGCATTACTACAAGTAAGTGGCCGTCCACCGAAAATCAGTGATGAAGTCGCAGCCCAAATTAAAAAAATCAACGCGCCACATCATTTTGAATCTTACGTAAGTTTGACGTGCCACAACTGCCCTGATATCGTACAGGCGCTCAATATCATGAGTGTACTGAACCCGAATATCTCACATACAATGATCGAAGGCAGCATGTTTAAAGAGGAAGTAGAAGCTAAAAATATCATGGCTGTACCGACTATTTTTGAGAATGGCTCCCTATTTGGGAGTGGCCGCATGACTATCGAGCAAATCCTCACAAACATCATAGGCGAAGCAGATGCCTCTGAATTTGAAGATAAAGAACCGTTCGACGTCCTCGTTATTGGTGGCGGTCCAGCAGGTGCCAGTGCCGCGATTTATGCCGCGCGTAAAGGGATTCGAACTGGAATCGTAGCCGATACATTCGGTGGTCAAGTTTTAGAAACGTTAAGCATCGAGAACGTGATCGGCACAAAATATACAGAAGGTCCAAAACTGATTGCGCAGATTGAAGAACACGTGAACGAATACGGCGTTGATGTGATGAAACAAGTACGCGCCAAAAGCATTCAGAAGAATGAAAACGTGGAAGTAACGCTCGAAAATGGCGCTATTTTAACGACTAAAACAGCAATTATCTCGACTGGTGCAAGATGGCGTAACGTTGGCGTTCCTGGTGAACAGGAGTTCAAAAATAAAGGCGTTGCATATTGTCCACATTGTGATGGTCCACTTTTTGAAGGGAAGAATGTCGCTGTTGTCGGCGGTGGAAACTCTGGCATTGAGGCGGCGATCGATCTCGCTGGTACCGTGAAGCATGTCACTGTACTCGAATTTATGCCGGAATTAAAAGCCGACGAAGTTTTGCAGAAACGTCTTTATTCCTTACCAAATGTCACTGTTTTGAAAAACGTACAAACGAAGGAAATTACAGGACAGGATAAAGTCGATGGCATCACATATGTGAACCGCGAAACAAGCGAAGAAGTCCATGTGGATGTAGAGGGAGTCTTCATCTTGATTGGCCTCGCGCCGAACACGGAATGGCTTGGAGACGATATCGAGCGTAATAAAATGGGCGAGATTATAACGAACAAACACGGCGAGACAAGCGTTCCCGGTGTATTCGCAGCTGGGGATTGCACAGACAGCGCCTATAAACAAATCATTATTTCGATGGGCTCTGGCGCTACCGCAGCACTCGGCGCATTTGATTACATGATTCGTAACTAGAATATTAATACACGAAAAGAGACACGTGAAACCTACCGCTACAAATAGGTTTCACGTGCCTCTTCTTATTTTAAAATCTTAATCTTCCCGCGAATGCCGCCGCCATACATACACTATTCCTAGCAAGATAACCACGCTCACCCCAATAATATACCATATCGTATCATTCGACTCAGTTAACGTTGCAGTATCGTTCAATTTCGTTGCTACCTCGCTTGTTATCTCAAAAGGTTCCTCCCATTTCCAACTTCGATTATCCGATGCCATCACCATCTTCAAGCGATATTTCCCTGGCTGGAACCTCTGATTATTCCAATTAATACTGAAATCAAAGTTAGAATTCGGCGCCATGCGTAATCCATACTCTTTCGTCTCATAAAGTAACTTTTCGCTACCTTCTCGGTACACGTGCGCATCCACTGCTAAATTTGGTAAAATCATCGGTTTCGGATTCTGTAAATTGACTTTCAACACGTTGCGATGGTTATCCTGGGCCAGTTTGATCCCATTCAATTTCATATCCGCTTTCACTTCCGCGCTGTTCTCAGAAATAATCACACCTACGATATAATCACGCTTTATTTGAGTATCCTTTTCAGAAATATGAATTCCACCTAGAATCACACCACTAAATGGCTTGCTAGGCGTCGTTACTTTCACTTTCAACGTCTTGCTTTGCCTGGCTGGAATCGTTACTTCTTTCGGAAGCTCTGCCATTTCCGAGAAGGGATATCTCAATGTCTCATCCTTTTTTATCGCGGTATTATCATAATCAACCAAGCCTTTATTATTCGTTGTCGCCGTGCGCGCGCTCGTTTCTACCGTTAGCGGATCGTCCCGCCCATTTGACAGCAAAACTTCAAGTACCTGCACCTGCCCTGGTTCCACCCGTAAATCAAAATACGTTTTTGACTTATCAATCTGGTTATCAGGAATAATTGCCGACACGGAGAAATTCGTTTTTACCGCCTGCACTATTTCCGTATGTATAAAAGTAGCTCCAAATATCACACTAGTAACTATCATTAGTAGCACACTTTTTTTCATCGTTTACACCACCTATATTTGATCTCTATCCACAAAAATGGGCAATGCTCTTTTCAAATAAGCAGCATTGCCCAAGATCGAACTTTTAAAATTTTATCATCATGGCGTATCGTTGATTGTCCATGTTAGCGTCGAGGTATACGTTTCACCAGCAACTTTTTTAGCTTCCGCTGGCACGTGTAATTTCACGCTTTTATTTGTATCTGTGTTACTCGTTCCTGAGACAGTTCCGAATGAATTTACCCAAGTTCCCATCCCTTTATCAGCTTCTGCGCTAACAAGAATTCCTGGCGTCGTGCCCACTACTACTTCTGGCGTCACAGTTCCTGGCGTTAAGGTTGGGGCCATCGATGAGCTTAGTTTAGCATCCGACAAAGTCAGTGTCGCACCTGTTAATTCTGCACCTGTACTGTTTTCAAAAGCAGTTCCAGATACCGTTAAATTCCACCCAGCATTGGAGCCTCGGTTATCCGTCACTTGTACATAGTGTGGCACATATTTTTTAGCGCCTACGGGAGCACCACTATCATCGATTGGTTGTAGCTCTGTGAATAATGCATAATAATCTTTCGCCGCCCCAGAAATCGTTTGTTCCCCAAAATTTATTTGAGAGGCAAAATCGATGCGCAATGGTCCAGTCGATGGATTTACTGGATCAGTTGGCGTTACTGGTTTCCCCGGATCAGTTGGGTCGGTTGGCGTCGTCGTTCCAGTATCATCCGCTTGGAACAATACCTTCGCATCAGATGACGTATCGTTGTCCGCGGCGAATGCAGTTAGACCTGTGATGGATAGAGATGCTACCATTACCGTGCTTAAAGTTGCTACTTTTAAAAGTTTCATGTTTAAAATTCCCCCTTTGAATTTGTTGAAGATATTATACGGCACCCCTTGCCGATTTAGCGCCTCAATATGCATGTAAACAGAGTGAAAATGTAATCCATCAGTGGCTCTTAAGCCACTGAGTTTGGTATTTTGAAAGGCTGGTGTCTCAATGAATTGGTGTTGATTGGGATTACGGCACTTTCAGGTCTAGCTTCTGAAGCCAACTCCTCGTAAACTTCACGCCCTCCACAAAAACCAAAATCGGGTTTTTACTGCGGCCGCTCCAGTTTTTTTCGGAGCTGAGCGGGCTTCTTACGCTTTTCGTGGGATCTAGCTTCTGAAGCCAACTCCTCGTAAACTTCACGCCCTCCACAAAAACCAAGATCGGGTTTTTACTGCGGCCGCTCCAGTTTTTTTCGGAGCTGAGCGGGCTTCTTACGCTTTTCGTGGGATCCAGCTTCAACGGCCAGTCCCTCGAAATTTTCGGTGCCTCCGCAAAAGTCGAAAGTGGACTTTTACTGCGCCCCCTAACAAATTTTTTCGGGTCTAACGGGCCGTTTCTGCTCTTTGTAGGATCCAGCTTCAACGGCCAGCCCCTCGAAATTTTCGGTGCCTCCGCAAAAGTCGAAAGCGGACTTTTACTGCGCCACCTAACAAATTTTTTCGGGTCTAACGGGCCGTTTCTGCTTTTCTATTAGTCCGGTGTATCTGTCAACGTCCATGTCAATGTCGACACGTATTTGCTGCTTGCTACTTTCTTCGTTTCTCCTGGGATTGCTAGTGTTACGCTATCATTTTCAGAGTCTGCATCTTGGCCTGTTACTGTTCCGAATGTGTTTGTCCATACGCCCATCCCTGTGTCTTCTGGTGCGTTGATCACATCTTGGTTTACGCTATTGCCAGATAGGGTTACGGCTGCGAAATTAGCTGGTCTTGCTGTATTTGTCGAGTTCAATCTTGCGTCTTTAAATGACAGGACTGCACCTGTTAATTCGTTCGCGCCTGCTACAAATTGGTCGTTGCTCACTTGTAATTTCCAACCTGCGTTTGAACCGCGGTTATCTGTCACTTGTACGTACGATGGGACATATTTCTTCGTAACGCCATCGCTTGTTAAAACTTCATCATATTTTGCTTTGTAGGTCGTATCGCTACCTGAGATTACTTGTTCACCAAAATGAACATTCGAAATGTAATCAATACGTAGTGGACCTGTTGTTGGTGTTGGTTTATCTGGATCGGTCGGTGTTACCGGTTTACCTGGATCTGTCGGATCGGTTGGTGTTGTTGGCGTTGTTCCATCATCTTGCTTGAACGTAATGTCCCCTTTTGAAGTTGTCGATCCTACTTCTGCTGCCAGTGTTGGTGCCGTGTAAGTAAGTGTTCCCCCAAGTACTACAATCCCTGCTAATGCTAATTTCCCTAATTTATTCATTGTTTTAATCTCCTTTTAATTTGAATTTGTTGAAGCTTTTATTAGTGAACATGTCATCCGCTTTTTAATCTGGGACATCCCCTAATGTCCAAGTCAGCGTCGTCTTATACAGTCCTTCTACTTTCGGTACTTCACCTGGTACATCAAGTGTTATACTTCGTTTTCCGATTGCTGCGCTCGCCCCGTACAGGTGAACCCAAGTCCCCATGCCTTGGTTTTCAGCTGCTGAAATAGCTTCGGACGCGTTTGCACCAGTGGAATCCAGTGTGATAGCTTTCATCCTCGGCTTGTTTAGGGAGCCAACTTTGACGCTATCTGCTTTTGGATTGTTAAATTTTAAAATCGCGCCTTTTAAAGTATGCGTTCCATTTTTAAAAGGGCTATCTTGCTTAACTGTTAATTTCCAACCTGCGTTATTTCCGCGATCATCTGTGATCTGAATATAGTTCGGTACGGCTTTTATTACACCAGTAGAGTTAATCTTAATATGATCGCTATCGGCATAATACGTGATATCATTTCCGCTTATTTTTTGCTTGCCAAAATGGATATTCGAAATGTAGTCAATACTTAACGGGCCTGGCGTTGGTGGGTTGACGTCTGGATCGGTTGGCGTTATTTCATGCCCACCACCTGGTAACGTCGGATCAACTGGTTTGTGAATCGTTGTACCACGCTCTAAAATAATATCTCCCTTTGACGTGGTACTTGCCGCAAAACTCGGCTGGATCGCTATTCCCAATGTCCCGATTGACACAATAGTTATGCAACAGGCCAATTGGATGCCCTTTTTCATGGCGTCACTCCTTTCATGTTTCCCTTTTTCTATTAAATTGGTGAATCTAATAACTCCCAGATTAATGTGGTGCTGTAATTGCCTTCATATTTCTTTGTTTCTCCAGGAACAGTGAGCTTAATGCTACTCTTCCCTTCATTTACGTCGCCACCAAACATACTTACCCATGTTCCAGTTCCTTGGTCCGCCTTCGCAAACATCACTTGGGAGGATTCCCCGCTCACTGGATTAAGTTCGATATTTTTATTAACAATCGGTTCATTCCCATGGGACGGTGAAGCGAGCTTTGTATTTAAAAGGGTCAATTGAGCACCTTCTAAAACATGATTACCATTCTTTAGTTGGCTGGCTTGTTTTACATTGAGTTGCCAACCTCCGTTATTGCCTCTATCATCCGTCACTTGTACATAGTTCGGCACTTCCAGTTGCTTGCCATCTTCAAGTTGGATGACTTGCTCTAAATTAGCGTAGAAAGTGACATCTTTATCGGCTATTTTATGTTTGCCAAACTGAATACTCGAGGCATAGTCAATGCTAAGCGGCCCCGGCGTTCCCGGTTTTCCTGGTTTCACAGGTTTTACCGGTTTCGTTGGATCAACAGGATTGACTGGGGGCACAATTTCGACCTTCCCTTCCAAAATCATATCCGCCTTAGATTTATAGGCAGCAGCTAACGTTTCGCCACTGTACATCCCAAAACTAGCCAACACAAGCGGGACGACTAACACCCATTTTAATTTGCTATACATGTGTCCGCCCCCTTTTTGCCTTCCGAAACAGTAGATAGATTCCCAAAAGAACAAATCCTGCACCAAAAATAATTGGACTCACACTAGCGGTATCTCCTGTTTCGGGCAACGCACCGGTACCGTTATTTTGGCCCGTATCTGTGCCACCTGATGGCGTATTTGTATCCGTTGGAGTAGGCGTTTCACCACCACTATTTGTATTATCACCTGGCTTGTTGGTAGTCGGTTCATATCCTTCAAAAGTGAGTCCGACATCTGACTCATAACTTGCGGCCAGAACAGGTTGGTTAACAAATAGGAAAGCACCAAACGCTGTAATGACAAGAAGCATCATAATTTTTCGCATCGTTTTCCCCCCTTATCATGGTCCGTTTTCGAGTGTCCATTCAATTTGAGTGGTGTATTCCTTATTTGCTTTTACCGTACCTGGTTCGATGTCGAGTAAAATACTTTGAGCTTGGTTTGGGGCCATATCGATCACTTTAACACCTTCGATACCTGTCTTATCTTCGTAAACTGGTGTCGCTGTTGTATTTAAAGGAATATCCGTGATAGTACCGAGTTGATCTTTTTGGCGTACAATCAACGCATTTACCACTTCTTCACCATCTTGCGTTTGTAAATTTTGCGTCAATTTCGCCGATAACTTCCAATCTGAGATCACAGCGCGTGTGTCTTCTACCGTCACTTTCAAATCAGATTCTGGCTCAATAATTTTCTTTTTCGAACTAATTGTTGGTGTTCCAAACGAGATATCTTGTGTGATATCTTTAAACTCCAATGTTCCCGCTTTGACAGTCACGACCACCGTTTTTTCAAGGCCTTCTACGCTAACTTTCACGTTATACGTTCCAGGTGTCTTCGATAAACCACCTCTATCCGTTACCAGAACTTGCGATGTGATATCCTGACCACCTGGTACAGCCCAAGCCTTAACATTACCTTGCGTAAGAATCATTTGGTCTACAGCTGCTGGTGTTGTAGGGAAATCCTTACCGAAAACGAGAAAGTCTTGCGCTTGAAGCATCGCTTTATCGTTTGTTGTAATCGATGAATCCTTCACAAAAACTGGAATCGTAATCACGACCGCGTTATTCGCACGATCACGAACCTGAACCTCCGCTGTTGTATACCCAACTACCGAAACATCTGGTTGTTTTGTAATCGTATAGGTGATATTATCATCGCCATTTCCCCCGTTATCTTGCACATTTTGAACAAGCGATTTGGCATTTGTCGTGAACGTTTCTCCCACATTTACCACCTGTATTACCGGACTTGCCGTTGGTGGCGTGGTATCAGAGACAGTGACCGCGTTTGACGCAACACTTTCATTTCCCGCGGCATCCGTTGCTTTAGCAGTATATACAACATACGGAACTAACGGCTGACTTCCCGCTGGCACCGCGATACTATAAGCACCAAGCGCCGTAGCTTGACCAGATGCTAATAACACATTTCCTGGTCCATAAATTTTAACCGTGGAATTAGCTTCTGCGGTTCCTGAAATGGTTGTATCTTTGTCTTTTATCGCATTTAAAACTGGTGCATCAGGCGGTGTCCCATCTTTTACGACCTTGGTTGCTGCGGCATTTTTCCCATTTAGATAAGCCGTTGCAGTGATCGATTCACCTGTCGTGAAATATTTATTCGCAGGTAATGAATAAGTGAAATTCCCAGAAGCATCCGCTTTTACATGATAAAGTGTTGCATCATTAATACTCTGAGCAGGAACAGTTCCCGCTGGAATCACCGTCGAGCCGCTAAAAATTACCCAAGCGCCCGGATTCGTAACACCGGTAATCACGTGACTGTCGTTTTGCGTTTTGTTATCCGTCAAATCATTCATTATGACCGCAACATCTGGAATGTACTCAAACAAGACACGTTTGAAATTCTGCGTTCTGAAATTCGCTCTAAAATCATCTTGAACAGCTGCTGTCAAAGAACTACCCGCTGCTGTCGTAACGTTATCACCGTTGTAGCTAATACTCATGCCATACATCGGATTCCATTCTTTCGTAGCACCCGTGTTCCCAGTCGATCCCACCGTATTCCAGGCCAGTACCCGCTGAACATCGACATTCAGTTTCCCAGTATTACCATACATATAAATGAGGCGGCTGAGAGCATTCGTATTATTTAGATTCAAATCAACACTCGCCGCATCCGCAAATTGGAACGTGGCATTGAGACCGATA
The sequence above is drawn from the Listeria weihenstephanensis genome and encodes:
- a CDS encoding WxL domain-containing protein codes for the protein MKLLKVATLSTVMVASLSITGLTAFAADNDTSSDAKVLFQADDTGTTTPTDPTDPGKPVTPTDPVNPSTGPLRIDFASQINFGEQTISGAAKDYYALFTELQPIDDSGAPVGAKKYVPHYVQVTDNRGSNAGWNLTVSGTAFENSTGAELTGATLTLSDAKLSSSMAPTLTPGTVTPEVVVGTTPGILVSAEADKGMGTWVNSFGTVSGTSNTDTNKSVKLHVPAEAKKVAGETYTSTLTWTINDTP
- the ahpF gene encoding alkyl hydroperoxide reductase subunit F — its product is MALDKEIKDQLAGYLDLLEQNIVLKVSVATDENSQKLLEFVTEIADMSPKIRLERGSLPRTPSFSVEREDTDFGIVFAGIPLGHEFTSLILALLQVSGRPPKISDEVAAQIKKINAPHHFESYVSLTCHNCPDIVQALNIMSVLNPNISHTMIEGSMFKEEVEAKNIMAVPTIFENGSLFGSGRMTIEQILTNIIGEADASEFEDKEPFDVLVIGGGPAGASAAIYAARKGIRTGIVADTFGGQVLETLSIENVIGTKYTEGPKLIAQIEEHVNEYGVDVMKQVRAKSIQKNENVEVTLENGAILTTKTAIISTGARWRNVGVPGEQEFKNKGVAYCPHCDGPLFEGKNVAVVGGGNSGIEAAIDLAGTVKHVTVLEFMPELKADEVLQKRLYSLPNVTVLKNVQTKEITGQDKVDGITYVNRETSEEVHVDVEGVFILIGLAPNTEWLGDDIERNKMGEIITNKHGETSVPGVFAAGDCTDSAYKQIIISMGSGATAALGAFDYMIRN
- a CDS encoding WxL domain-containing protein, yielding MNKLGKLALAGIVVLGGTLTYTAPTLAAEVGSTTSKGDITFKQDDGTTPTTPTDPTDPGKPVTPTDPDKPTPTTGPLRIDYISNVHFGEQVISGSDTTYKAKYDEVLTSDGVTKKYVPSYVQVTDNRGSNAGWKLQVSNDQFVAGANELTGAVLSFKDARLNSTNTARPANFAAVTLSGNSVNQDVINAPEDTGMGVWTNTFGTVTGQDADSENDSVTLAIPGETKKVASSKYVSTLTWTLTDTPD
- a CDS encoding DUF916 and DUF3324 domain-containing protein, coding for MKKSVLLMIVTSVIFGATFIHTEIVQAVKTNFSVSAIIPDNQIDKSKTYFDLRVEPGQVQVLEVLLSNGRDDPLTVETSARTATTNNKGLVDYDNTAIKKDETLRYPFSEMAELPKEVTIPARQSKTLKVKVTTPSKPFSGVILGGIHISEKDTQIKRDYIVGVIISENSAEVKADMKLNGIKLAQDNHRNVLKVNLQNPKPMILPNLAVDAHVYREGSEKLLYETKEYGLRMAPNSNFDFSINWNNQRFQPGKYRLKMVMASDNRSWKWEEPFEITSEVATKLNDTATLTESNDTIWYIIGVSVVILLGIVYVWRRHSRED
- a CDS encoding WxL domain-containing protein gives rise to the protein MKKGIQLACCITIVSIGTLGIAIQPSFAASTTSKGDIILERGTTIHKPVDPTLPGGGHEITPTDPDVNPPTPGPLSIDYISNIHFGKQKISGNDITYYADSDHIKINSTGVIKAVPNYIQITDDRGNNAGWKLTVKQDSPFKNGTHTLKGAILKFNNPKADSVKVGSLNKPRMKAITLDSTGANASEAISAAENQGMGTWVHLYGASAAIGKRSITLDVPGEVPKVEGLYKTTLTWTLGDVPD
- a CDS encoding LPXTG cell wall anchor domain-containing protein — encoded protein: MRKIMMLLVITAFGAFLFVNQPVLAASYESDVGLTFEGYEPTTNKPGDNTNSGGETPTPTDTNTPSGGTDTGQNNGTGALPETGDTASVSPIIFGAGFVLLGIYLLFRKAKRGRTHV
- a CDS encoding WxL domain-containing protein encodes the protein MYSKLKWVLVVPLVLASFGMYSGETLAAAYKSKADMILEGKVEIVPPVNPVDPTKPVKPVKPGKPGTPGPLSIDYASSIQFGKHKIADKDVTFYANLEQVIQLEDGKQLEVPNYVQVTDDRGNNGGWQLNVKQASQLKNGNHVLEGAQLTLLNTKLASPSHGNEPIVNKNIELNPVSGESSQVMFAKADQGTGTWVSMFGGDVNEGKSSIKLTVPGETKKYEGNYSTTLIWELLDSPI